A genomic stretch from Clavelina lepadiformis chromosome 5, kaClaLepa1.1, whole genome shotgun sequence includes:
- the LOC143460989 gene encoding plasma membrane calcium-transporting ATPase 2-like isoform X2, whose translation MAPNAGKAAENHGQLVNAELAESYGMTLNELKTLMEYKGHEGIQKIEEQYGNVLEICKRLKTDPNNGLPSSPGELDRRREVFGANLIPPKKPKSFLRLVWEALQDVTLIVLEVAALISLALAFYKPPEGNADSCLPEEFQGIGGEAGEGAAGWIEGAAILISVVVVVLVMAINDYTKEKQFRGLQNKIEQEQKFSTIRDGQILEIPVADLVVGDVTQVKYGDLLPADGIVIQSNDLKVDESSLTGESDHVKKGVSKDPMLLAGTHVMEGSGKMVVTAVGVNSQTGIIFSLLGASEGADNEARGKTANHSSGVGHKSSNFAVPEVAAETNDNRADTNINHDHGGQEEIPLTEVVDGEHMAENSSSVESEVKKKKTSRRKEQSVLQAKLTKLAVQIGYGGFAVSTLTVLLLIVLFCVELFGIMHFPWNSECTSLYIQYFVKFFIIGVTVLVVAVPEGLPLAVTISLAFSVKKMMKDNNLVRHLDACETMGNATAICSDKTGTLTTNRMTVVQCYLAGRHYQDGLPKAEDLPANTLQALVTGISVNSAYTSKLLPPEKEGGQPFQVGNKTECALLGFVRDLGREYESVRLEITEEKLFKVYTFNSVRKSMSTVIQNEDGSFRLYTKGASEIVLKKCTTLLDVSGESIKFTAADRNQMVKDVIETMASNGLRTIAMGYRDFPADSPPDWDQENSVVSNLTCISITGIEDPVRPEVPDAIKQCQRAGITVRMVTGDNINTARSIATKCGIISPQDDILVLDGKEFNRRIRNKNGVIEQQKLDQIWPRLRVLARSSPTDKHTLVKGIIDSTVSEHREVVAVTGDGTNDGPALKKADVGFAMGIAGTDVAKEASDIILTDDNFTSIVKAVKWGRNVYDSISKFLQFQLTVNVVAVVVAVVGACVIRDSPLKAVQMLWVNLIMDSLASLALATEPPTDDLLLRKPYGRNKPLISRTMMKNILGHAIYQLTVIFVLLFAGEKLFDIDNGRKLSLHSTPTQHFTIIFNTFVLMQIFNEINSRKIHGERDVFRGIFTNPIFCIIIASTLVLQILIVEFGSVAFTTAPLSISQWLWCVFLGLFELVWGQVVSSIPNKFLPKFLAIGGTSEPAKDEVDGAGEEDQVPDLTDPSQTLRRGQILWFRGLNRIQQQISVVEAFKEPSRRRPSSTSTYESDQYSDDQLQPTTPGWRLNLPTTNFDPYLTPVPSTEPSSNGSPTSKRSSSILFQDTSC comes from the exons ATGGCTCCTAATGCTGGTAAAGCTGCGGAGAACCATGGGCAGTTAGTCAATGCTGAGTTGGCAGAAAGTTATGGAATGACACTAAATGAACTGAAGACATTAATGGAGTATAAGGGCCATGAAGGGATTCAAAAAATAGAAGAACAATATGGAAATGTATTGGAAATATGTAAACGACTCAAAACTGATCCCAACAATG GGTTACCCAGTAGTCCTGGTGAATTGGACAGGAGAAGAGAGGTATTTGGTGCAAATTTGATTCCTCCAAAAAAACCTAAATCATTTCTTCGGTTGGTCTGGGAAGCTTTGCAAGATGTTACACTAATTGTTCTGGAAGTTGCTGCACTTATATCCTTGGCTTTAGCTTTCTACAAACCTCCAGAAGGCAACGCAG ATAGTTGTTTACCGGAAGAATTTCAGGGAATAGGAGGTGAAGCGGGGGAAGGGGCTGCAGGCTGGATTGAAGGTGCTGCCATTTTAATATCTGTTGTCGTGGTCGTACTGGTGATGGCGATCAATGATTACACCAAGGAAAAACAGTTTCGCggattgcaaaataaaattgaacaaGAGCAGAAGTTCTCAACTATAAGAGATGGACAGATTTTGGAAATACCAGTTGCTGATTTGGTGGTCGGTGATGTGACCCAAGTCAAATACG GTGATCTCCTTCCTGCAGATGGCATTGTCATTCAAAGCAATGATTTAAAAGTGGATGAAAGTTCTCTTACTGGTGAATCAGACCATGTGAAGAAGGGTGTTTCCAAGGATCCCATGCTATTGGCAG GCACCCATGTGATGGAAGGTAGTGGGAAAATGGTAGTTACTGCTGTTGGTGTTAACTCACAAACGGGGATAATATTTTCACTTCTTGGAGCATCAGAAGGTGCTGACAATGAAG CAAGAGGAAAAACAGCAAACCATTCTAGTGGTGTTGGGCATAAGTCTTCAAATTTTGCTGTTCCTGAAG TTGCAGCAGAAACGAATGATAACAGAGCTGATACAAACATCAATCATGATCATGGAGGCCAAGAGGAAATTCCACTTACTGAAGTTGTAGATGGTGAACATATGGCGGAAAATTCATCATCTGTTGAAAGTGaagtaaagaaaaagaagacaTCTCGTAGAAAGGAGCAATCGGTTTTACAGGCCAAGCTGACAAAGCTGGCAGTTCAAATTGGTTATGGAG GCTTTGCAGTATCCACCCTCACGGTGTTGCTACTGATTGTTCTATTTTGTGTTGAATTGTTTGGAATTATGCATTTTCCATGGAACAGCGAATGCACATCGTTGTACATTCAGTATTTcgtaaaatttttcatcatcGGCGTTACAGTGCTTGTGGTTGCTGTCCCCGAAGGTCTCCCACTTGCAGTTACCATATCTCTTGCCTTCTCAGTCAAA AAAATGATGAAAGACAACAACTTGGTTAGACATCTGGACGCTTGTGAAACAATGGGAAATGCCACTGCTATCTGCTCTGATAAAACAG GTACACTGACTACGAACCGCATGACTGTAGTCCAGTGTTATCTCGCTGGTCGTCATTATCAAGATGGTTTACCGAAAGCTGAGGATCTTCCGGCGAACACCCTACAAGCACTTGTTACCGGCATCTCTGTCAACAGCGCATACACCTCAAAACTGCTG CCGCCAGAGAAAGAAGGCGGACAACCCTTTCAAGTTGGCAATAAAACTGAATGTGCACTGCTTGGCTTCGTAAGAGATCTCGGAAGGGAATATGAAAGTGTTCGCCTTGAAATTACTGAAGAGAAATTATTTAAG gTGTACACGTTTAACTCAGTGCGAAAATCGATGAGTACCGTCATCCAAAATGAAGACGGCAGTTTTCGTCTTTACACGAAGGGAGCGtctgaaattgttttaaagaa ATGCACGACTCTGCTTGATGTTAGTGGTGAATCAATAAAGTTCACAGCTGCTGATAGAAATCAAATGGTGAAGGATGTTATTGAGACTATGGCTAGCAATGGTTTGCGTACTATTGCCATGGGTTATCGCGACTTCCCTGCAGATAGTCCGCCTGACTGGGACCAAGAAAACAGCGTTGTTTCTAATTTAACATGCATTAGCATCACTGGAATTGAAGATCCTGTTCGACCAGAG GTACCAGATGCGATTAAGCAGTGTCAGCGTGCAGGTATCACGGTGCGTATGGTGACAGGAGACAACATAAATACCGCTCGATCCATTGCAACCAAATGTGGTATTATCTCACCGCAAGACGATATCTTAGTCTTAGATGGCAAAGAATTCAACCGTCGCATTAGGAATAAAAATGGCGTG ATTGAACAACAGAAACTGGACCAAATTTGGCCCAGACTTCGTGTTTTGGCTCGTTCCTCCCCAACTGATAAGCACACTTTGGTGAAAGGAATAATTGACAGCACTGTCAGTGAACATCGTGAAGTAGTAGCGGTGACCGGGGACGGAACAAATGATGGTCCTGCCCTCAAAAAAGCCGATGTTGGATTTGCTATG GGAATTGCCGGTACAGATGTTGCAAAAGAAGCGTCTGATATCATTTTGACAGATGACAATTTCACATCTATCGTGAAAGCAGTAAAATGGGGACGAAATGTTTATGACAGCATTTCAAAGTTCTTGCAATTTCAGCTTACAGTTAACGTGGTTGCTGTTGTGGTGGCCGTTGTTGGGGCATGCGTCATCCGG GATAGTCCATTGAAAGCGGTGCAGATGCTTTGGGTTAATCTGATTATGGACAGTCTGGCATCTCTTGCTTTGGCCACAGAACCACCAACTGATGATCTCCTGCTTCGAAAGCCCTATGGTCGTAACAAGCCACTAATATCGCGAACAATGATGAAGAACATTCTTGGGCATGCTATTTACCAACtgactgttatttttgtgCTCTTATTTGCGG gTGAGAAACTATTTGACATTGATAATGGCAGAAAGCTTTCCTTGCATTCAACTCCGACACAGCATTTTACAATCATTTTCAATACTTTTGTTCTTATgcaaatatttaatgaaatcaATTCTCGTAAGATCCATGGAGAGAGAGATGTGTTCAGAGGGATATTCACAAACCCCATTTTTTGCATAATTATTGCCAGTACTTTGGTGTTACAG ATTCTGATTGTTGAGTTTGGTAGTGTGGCTTTTACCACCGCTCCTCTCTCGATTTCGCAATGGTTATGGTGTGTGTTTCTTGGATTGTTTGAACTTGTATGGGGGCAAGTTGTTAGTTCTATTCCAAACAAGTTTCTTCCTAAATTTCTTGca ATTGGAGGCACTTCAGAGCCTGCAAAAGATGAAGTGGACGGAGCTGGAGAAGAAGACCAAGTACCAGACCTCACTGATCCTTCACAGACTCTAAGGCGTGGGCAGATTCTTTGGTTCCGCGGTCTTAATAGGATTCAGCAGCAG ATAAGCGTTGTGGAAGCATTCAAGGAGCCATCAAGACGAAGACCGAGCTCTACATCAACATATGAATCTGAC CAATACTCAGATGATCAGCTGCAGCCTACCACACCGGGTTGGCGTCTAAATCTTCCAACTACAAACTTTGATCCTTATCTTACTCCTGTCCCAAGTACTGAGCCTTCTTCAAATGGTTCTCCTACTTCTAAGCGATCTAGCTCTATCTTGTTTCAAG aTACGAGTTGTTAA
- the LOC143460989 gene encoding plasma membrane calcium-transporting ATPase 2-like isoform X1, whose amino-acid sequence MAPNAGKAAENHGQLVNAELAESYGMTLNELKTLMEYKGHEGIQKIEEQYGNVLEICKRLKTDPNNGLPSSPGELDRRREVFGANLIPPKKPKSFLRLVWEALQDVTLIVLEVAALISLALAFYKPPEGNADSCLPEEFQGIGGEAGEGAAGWIEGAAILISVVVVVLVMAINDYTKEKQFRGLQNKIEQEQKFSTIRDGQILEIPVADLVVGDVTQVKYGDLLPADGIVIQSNDLKVDESSLTGESDHVKKGVSKDPMLLAGTHVMEGSGKMVVTAVGVNSQTGIIFSLLGASEGADNEARGKTANHSSGVGHKSSNFAVPEVAAETNDNRADTNINHDHGGQEEIPLTEVVDGEHMAENSSSVESEVKKKKTSRRKEQSVLQAKLTKLAVQIGYGGFAVSTLTVLLLIVLFCVELFGIMHFPWNSECTSLYIQYFVKFFIIGVTVLVVAVPEGLPLAVTISLAFSVKKMMKDNNLVRHLDACETMGNATAICSDKTGTLTTNRMTVVQCYLAGRHYQDGLPKAEDLPANTLQALVTGISVNSAYTSKLLPPEKEGGQPFQVGNKTECALLGFVRDLGREYESVRLEITEEKLFKVYTFNSVRKSMSTVIQNEDGSFRLYTKGASEIVLKKCTTLLDVSGESIKFTAADRNQMVKDVIETMASNGLRTIAMGYRDFPADSPPDWDQENSVVSNLTCISITGIEDPVRPEVPDAIKQCQRAGITVRMVTGDNINTARSIATKCGIISPQDDILVLDGKEFNRRIRNKNGVIEQQKLDQIWPRLRVLARSSPTDKHTLVKGIIDSTVSEHREVVAVTGDGTNDGPALKKADVGFAMGIAGTDVAKEASDIILTDDNFTSIVKAVKWGRNVYDSISKFLQFQLTVNVVAVVVAVVGACVIRDSPLKAVQMLWVNLIMDSLASLALATEPPTDDLLLRKPYGRNKPLISRTMMKNILGHAIYQLTVIFVLLFAGEKLFDIDNGRKLSLHSTPTQHFTIIFNTFVLMQIFNEINSRKIHGERDVFRGIFTNPIFCIIIASTLVLQILIVEFGSVAFTTAPLSISQWLWCVFLGLFELVWGQVVSSIPNKFLPKFLAIGGTSEPAKDEVDGAGEEDQVPDLTDPSQTLRRGQILWFRGLNRIQQQIRVVNAFRSSLYETRHFKRSMNSISSIHNFQPLTRHYDDDDDDDDSSQQHSLETETQTVDVHNSGEFNKSNTGLPPYDHID is encoded by the exons ATGGCTCCTAATGCTGGTAAAGCTGCGGAGAACCATGGGCAGTTAGTCAATGCTGAGTTGGCAGAAAGTTATGGAATGACACTAAATGAACTGAAGACATTAATGGAGTATAAGGGCCATGAAGGGATTCAAAAAATAGAAGAACAATATGGAAATGTATTGGAAATATGTAAACGACTCAAAACTGATCCCAACAATG GGTTACCCAGTAGTCCTGGTGAATTGGACAGGAGAAGAGAGGTATTTGGTGCAAATTTGATTCCTCCAAAAAAACCTAAATCATTTCTTCGGTTGGTCTGGGAAGCTTTGCAAGATGTTACACTAATTGTTCTGGAAGTTGCTGCACTTATATCCTTGGCTTTAGCTTTCTACAAACCTCCAGAAGGCAACGCAG ATAGTTGTTTACCGGAAGAATTTCAGGGAATAGGAGGTGAAGCGGGGGAAGGGGCTGCAGGCTGGATTGAAGGTGCTGCCATTTTAATATCTGTTGTCGTGGTCGTACTGGTGATGGCGATCAATGATTACACCAAGGAAAAACAGTTTCGCggattgcaaaataaaattgaacaaGAGCAGAAGTTCTCAACTATAAGAGATGGACAGATTTTGGAAATACCAGTTGCTGATTTGGTGGTCGGTGATGTGACCCAAGTCAAATACG GTGATCTCCTTCCTGCAGATGGCATTGTCATTCAAAGCAATGATTTAAAAGTGGATGAAAGTTCTCTTACTGGTGAATCAGACCATGTGAAGAAGGGTGTTTCCAAGGATCCCATGCTATTGGCAG GCACCCATGTGATGGAAGGTAGTGGGAAAATGGTAGTTACTGCTGTTGGTGTTAACTCACAAACGGGGATAATATTTTCACTTCTTGGAGCATCAGAAGGTGCTGACAATGAAG CAAGAGGAAAAACAGCAAACCATTCTAGTGGTGTTGGGCATAAGTCTTCAAATTTTGCTGTTCCTGAAG TTGCAGCAGAAACGAATGATAACAGAGCTGATACAAACATCAATCATGATCATGGAGGCCAAGAGGAAATTCCACTTACTGAAGTTGTAGATGGTGAACATATGGCGGAAAATTCATCATCTGTTGAAAGTGaagtaaagaaaaagaagacaTCTCGTAGAAAGGAGCAATCGGTTTTACAGGCCAAGCTGACAAAGCTGGCAGTTCAAATTGGTTATGGAG GCTTTGCAGTATCCACCCTCACGGTGTTGCTACTGATTGTTCTATTTTGTGTTGAATTGTTTGGAATTATGCATTTTCCATGGAACAGCGAATGCACATCGTTGTACATTCAGTATTTcgtaaaatttttcatcatcGGCGTTACAGTGCTTGTGGTTGCTGTCCCCGAAGGTCTCCCACTTGCAGTTACCATATCTCTTGCCTTCTCAGTCAAA AAAATGATGAAAGACAACAACTTGGTTAGACATCTGGACGCTTGTGAAACAATGGGAAATGCCACTGCTATCTGCTCTGATAAAACAG GTACACTGACTACGAACCGCATGACTGTAGTCCAGTGTTATCTCGCTGGTCGTCATTATCAAGATGGTTTACCGAAAGCTGAGGATCTTCCGGCGAACACCCTACAAGCACTTGTTACCGGCATCTCTGTCAACAGCGCATACACCTCAAAACTGCTG CCGCCAGAGAAAGAAGGCGGACAACCCTTTCAAGTTGGCAATAAAACTGAATGTGCACTGCTTGGCTTCGTAAGAGATCTCGGAAGGGAATATGAAAGTGTTCGCCTTGAAATTACTGAAGAGAAATTATTTAAG gTGTACACGTTTAACTCAGTGCGAAAATCGATGAGTACCGTCATCCAAAATGAAGACGGCAGTTTTCGTCTTTACACGAAGGGAGCGtctgaaattgttttaaagaa ATGCACGACTCTGCTTGATGTTAGTGGTGAATCAATAAAGTTCACAGCTGCTGATAGAAATCAAATGGTGAAGGATGTTATTGAGACTATGGCTAGCAATGGTTTGCGTACTATTGCCATGGGTTATCGCGACTTCCCTGCAGATAGTCCGCCTGACTGGGACCAAGAAAACAGCGTTGTTTCTAATTTAACATGCATTAGCATCACTGGAATTGAAGATCCTGTTCGACCAGAG GTACCAGATGCGATTAAGCAGTGTCAGCGTGCAGGTATCACGGTGCGTATGGTGACAGGAGACAACATAAATACCGCTCGATCCATTGCAACCAAATGTGGTATTATCTCACCGCAAGACGATATCTTAGTCTTAGATGGCAAAGAATTCAACCGTCGCATTAGGAATAAAAATGGCGTG ATTGAACAACAGAAACTGGACCAAATTTGGCCCAGACTTCGTGTTTTGGCTCGTTCCTCCCCAACTGATAAGCACACTTTGGTGAAAGGAATAATTGACAGCACTGTCAGTGAACATCGTGAAGTAGTAGCGGTGACCGGGGACGGAACAAATGATGGTCCTGCCCTCAAAAAAGCCGATGTTGGATTTGCTATG GGAATTGCCGGTACAGATGTTGCAAAAGAAGCGTCTGATATCATTTTGACAGATGACAATTTCACATCTATCGTGAAAGCAGTAAAATGGGGACGAAATGTTTATGACAGCATTTCAAAGTTCTTGCAATTTCAGCTTACAGTTAACGTGGTTGCTGTTGTGGTGGCCGTTGTTGGGGCATGCGTCATCCGG GATAGTCCATTGAAAGCGGTGCAGATGCTTTGGGTTAATCTGATTATGGACAGTCTGGCATCTCTTGCTTTGGCCACAGAACCACCAACTGATGATCTCCTGCTTCGAAAGCCCTATGGTCGTAACAAGCCACTAATATCGCGAACAATGATGAAGAACATTCTTGGGCATGCTATTTACCAACtgactgttatttttgtgCTCTTATTTGCGG gTGAGAAACTATTTGACATTGATAATGGCAGAAAGCTTTCCTTGCATTCAACTCCGACACAGCATTTTACAATCATTTTCAATACTTTTGTTCTTATgcaaatatttaatgaaatcaATTCTCGTAAGATCCATGGAGAGAGAGATGTGTTCAGAGGGATATTCACAAACCCCATTTTTTGCATAATTATTGCCAGTACTTTGGTGTTACAG ATTCTGATTGTTGAGTTTGGTAGTGTGGCTTTTACCACCGCTCCTCTCTCGATTTCGCAATGGTTATGGTGTGTGTTTCTTGGATTGTTTGAACTTGTATGGGGGCAAGTTGTTAGTTCTATTCCAAACAAGTTTCTTCCTAAATTTCTTGca ATTGGAGGCACTTCAGAGCCTGCAAAAGATGAAGTGGACGGAGCTGGAGAAGAAGACCAAGTACCAGACCTCACTGATCCTTCACAGACTCTAAGGCGTGGGCAGATTCTTTGGTTCCGCGGTCTTAATAGGATTCAGCAGCAG aTACGAGTTGTTAACGCCTTCCGCAGTTCACTCTACGAGACCCGACACTTCAAGCGCAGCATGAATTCCATATCATCTATACACAACTTCCAGCCGCTAACACGACATTACGATGATGACGACGACGATGATGATTCATCGCAGCAGCACTCACTTGAAACAGAAACACAGACAGTAGACGTTCATAATAGTGGAGAatttaataaatcaaacacTGGACTACCTCCTTATGACCATATTGATTGA
- the LOC143460989 gene encoding plasma membrane calcium-transporting ATPase 2-like isoform X4 — MAPNAGKAAENHGQLVNAELAESYGMTLNELKTLMEYKGHEGIQKIEEQYGNVLEICKRLKTDPNNGLPSSPGELDRRREVFGANLIPPKKPKSFLRLVWEALQDVTLIVLEVAALISLALAFYKPPEGNADSCLPEEFQGIGGEAGEGAAGWIEGAAILISVVVVVLVMAINDYTKEKQFRGLQNKIEQEQKFSTIRDGQILEIPVADLVVGDVTQVKYGDLLPADGIVIQSNDLKVDESSLTGESDHVKKGVSKDPMLLAGTHVMEGSGKMVVTAVGVNSQTGIIFSLLGASEGADNEARGKTANHSSGVGHKSSNFAVPEVAAETNDNRADTNINHDHGGQEEIPLTEVVDGEHMAENSSSVESEVKKKKTSRRKEQSVLQAKLTKLAVQIGYGGFAVSTLTVLLLIVLFCVELFGIMHFPWNSECTSLYIQYFVKFFIIGVTVLVVAVPEGLPLAVTISLAFSVKKMMKDNNLVRHLDACETMGNATAICSDKTGTLTTNRMTVVQCYLAGRHYQDGLPKAEDLPANTLQALVTGISVNSAYTSKLLPPEKEGGQPFQVGNKTECALLGFVRDLGREYESVRLEITEEKLFKVYTFNSVRKSMSTVIQNEDGSFRLYTKGASEIVLKKCTTLLDVSGESIKFTAADRNQMVKDVIETMASNGLRTIAMGYRDFPADSPPDWDQENSVVSNLTCISITGIEDPVRPEVPDAIKQCQRAGITVRMVTGDNINTARSIATKCGIISPQDDILVLDGKEFNRRIRNKNGVIEQQKLDQIWPRLRVLARSSPTDKHTLVKGIIDSTVSEHREVVAVTGDGTNDGPALKKADVGFAMGIAGTDVAKEASDIILTDDNFTSIVKAVKWGRNVYDSISKFLQFQLTVNVVAVVVAVVGACVIRDSPLKAVQMLWVNLIMDSLASLALATEPPTDDLLLRKPYGRNKPLISRTMMKNILGHAIYQLTVIFVLLFAGEKLFDIDNGRKLSLHSTPTQHFTIIFNTFVLMQIFNEINSRKIHGERDVFRGIFTNPIFCIIIASTLVLQILIVEFGSVAFTTAPLSISQWLWCVFLGLFELVWGQVVSSIPNKFLPKFLAIGGTSEPAKDEVDGAGEEDQVPDLTDPSQTLRRGQILWFRGLNRIQQQIKNKRAQDIHYRSLMDMSEKRQSMAPVLLARHSSHHVNPVPSANNRPVAPVSNPLH; from the exons ATGGCTCCTAATGCTGGTAAAGCTGCGGAGAACCATGGGCAGTTAGTCAATGCTGAGTTGGCAGAAAGTTATGGAATGACACTAAATGAACTGAAGACATTAATGGAGTATAAGGGCCATGAAGGGATTCAAAAAATAGAAGAACAATATGGAAATGTATTGGAAATATGTAAACGACTCAAAACTGATCCCAACAATG GGTTACCCAGTAGTCCTGGTGAATTGGACAGGAGAAGAGAGGTATTTGGTGCAAATTTGATTCCTCCAAAAAAACCTAAATCATTTCTTCGGTTGGTCTGGGAAGCTTTGCAAGATGTTACACTAATTGTTCTGGAAGTTGCTGCACTTATATCCTTGGCTTTAGCTTTCTACAAACCTCCAGAAGGCAACGCAG ATAGTTGTTTACCGGAAGAATTTCAGGGAATAGGAGGTGAAGCGGGGGAAGGGGCTGCAGGCTGGATTGAAGGTGCTGCCATTTTAATATCTGTTGTCGTGGTCGTACTGGTGATGGCGATCAATGATTACACCAAGGAAAAACAGTTTCGCggattgcaaaataaaattgaacaaGAGCAGAAGTTCTCAACTATAAGAGATGGACAGATTTTGGAAATACCAGTTGCTGATTTGGTGGTCGGTGATGTGACCCAAGTCAAATACG GTGATCTCCTTCCTGCAGATGGCATTGTCATTCAAAGCAATGATTTAAAAGTGGATGAAAGTTCTCTTACTGGTGAATCAGACCATGTGAAGAAGGGTGTTTCCAAGGATCCCATGCTATTGGCAG GCACCCATGTGATGGAAGGTAGTGGGAAAATGGTAGTTACTGCTGTTGGTGTTAACTCACAAACGGGGATAATATTTTCACTTCTTGGAGCATCAGAAGGTGCTGACAATGAAG CAAGAGGAAAAACAGCAAACCATTCTAGTGGTGTTGGGCATAAGTCTTCAAATTTTGCTGTTCCTGAAG TTGCAGCAGAAACGAATGATAACAGAGCTGATACAAACATCAATCATGATCATGGAGGCCAAGAGGAAATTCCACTTACTGAAGTTGTAGATGGTGAACATATGGCGGAAAATTCATCATCTGTTGAAAGTGaagtaaagaaaaagaagacaTCTCGTAGAAAGGAGCAATCGGTTTTACAGGCCAAGCTGACAAAGCTGGCAGTTCAAATTGGTTATGGAG GCTTTGCAGTATCCACCCTCACGGTGTTGCTACTGATTGTTCTATTTTGTGTTGAATTGTTTGGAATTATGCATTTTCCATGGAACAGCGAATGCACATCGTTGTACATTCAGTATTTcgtaaaatttttcatcatcGGCGTTACAGTGCTTGTGGTTGCTGTCCCCGAAGGTCTCCCACTTGCAGTTACCATATCTCTTGCCTTCTCAGTCAAA AAAATGATGAAAGACAACAACTTGGTTAGACATCTGGACGCTTGTGAAACAATGGGAAATGCCACTGCTATCTGCTCTGATAAAACAG GTACACTGACTACGAACCGCATGACTGTAGTCCAGTGTTATCTCGCTGGTCGTCATTATCAAGATGGTTTACCGAAAGCTGAGGATCTTCCGGCGAACACCCTACAAGCACTTGTTACCGGCATCTCTGTCAACAGCGCATACACCTCAAAACTGCTG CCGCCAGAGAAAGAAGGCGGACAACCCTTTCAAGTTGGCAATAAAACTGAATGTGCACTGCTTGGCTTCGTAAGAGATCTCGGAAGGGAATATGAAAGTGTTCGCCTTGAAATTACTGAAGAGAAATTATTTAAG gTGTACACGTTTAACTCAGTGCGAAAATCGATGAGTACCGTCATCCAAAATGAAGACGGCAGTTTTCGTCTTTACACGAAGGGAGCGtctgaaattgttttaaagaa ATGCACGACTCTGCTTGATGTTAGTGGTGAATCAATAAAGTTCACAGCTGCTGATAGAAATCAAATGGTGAAGGATGTTATTGAGACTATGGCTAGCAATGGTTTGCGTACTATTGCCATGGGTTATCGCGACTTCCCTGCAGATAGTCCGCCTGACTGGGACCAAGAAAACAGCGTTGTTTCTAATTTAACATGCATTAGCATCACTGGAATTGAAGATCCTGTTCGACCAGAG GTACCAGATGCGATTAAGCAGTGTCAGCGTGCAGGTATCACGGTGCGTATGGTGACAGGAGACAACATAAATACCGCTCGATCCATTGCAACCAAATGTGGTATTATCTCACCGCAAGACGATATCTTAGTCTTAGATGGCAAAGAATTCAACCGTCGCATTAGGAATAAAAATGGCGTG ATTGAACAACAGAAACTGGACCAAATTTGGCCCAGACTTCGTGTTTTGGCTCGTTCCTCCCCAACTGATAAGCACACTTTGGTGAAAGGAATAATTGACAGCACTGTCAGTGAACATCGTGAAGTAGTAGCGGTGACCGGGGACGGAACAAATGATGGTCCTGCCCTCAAAAAAGCCGATGTTGGATTTGCTATG GGAATTGCCGGTACAGATGTTGCAAAAGAAGCGTCTGATATCATTTTGACAGATGACAATTTCACATCTATCGTGAAAGCAGTAAAATGGGGACGAAATGTTTATGACAGCATTTCAAAGTTCTTGCAATTTCAGCTTACAGTTAACGTGGTTGCTGTTGTGGTGGCCGTTGTTGGGGCATGCGTCATCCGG GATAGTCCATTGAAAGCGGTGCAGATGCTTTGGGTTAATCTGATTATGGACAGTCTGGCATCTCTTGCTTTGGCCACAGAACCACCAACTGATGATCTCCTGCTTCGAAAGCCCTATGGTCGTAACAAGCCACTAATATCGCGAACAATGATGAAGAACATTCTTGGGCATGCTATTTACCAACtgactgttatttttgtgCTCTTATTTGCGG gTGAGAAACTATTTGACATTGATAATGGCAGAAAGCTTTCCTTGCATTCAACTCCGACACAGCATTTTACAATCATTTTCAATACTTTTGTTCTTATgcaaatatttaatgaaatcaATTCTCGTAAGATCCATGGAGAGAGAGATGTGTTCAGAGGGATATTCACAAACCCCATTTTTTGCATAATTATTGCCAGTACTTTGGTGTTACAG ATTCTGATTGTTGAGTTTGGTAGTGTGGCTTTTACCACCGCTCCTCTCTCGATTTCGCAATGGTTATGGTGTGTGTTTCTTGGATTGTTTGAACTTGTATGGGGGCAAGTTGTTAGTTCTATTCCAAACAAGTTTCTTCCTAAATTTCTTGca ATTGGAGGCACTTCAGAGCCTGCAAAAGATGAAGTGGACGGAGCTGGAGAAGAAGACCAAGTACCAGACCTCACTGATCCTTCACAGACTCTAAGGCGTGGGCAGATTCTTTGGTTCCGCGGTCTTAATAGGATTCAGCAGCAG ATAAAGAACAAACGTGCACAAGATATTCATTATCGTTCACTGATGGATATGAGTGAGAAACGTCAGTCGATGGCTCCAGTTCTTCTGGCCAGGCACTCATCCCATCATGTAAATCCAGTCCCATCAGCAAACAACAGACCAGTTGCTCCAGTGAGCAACCCATTgcactaa